One Chordicoccus furentiruminis DNA window includes the following coding sequences:
- a CDS encoding alpha amylase C-terminal domain-containing protein, which translates to MADKAYGYMDWAAIEGLVYSEEAHPRRILAPRKVSEGILYQCYLPGAAKVRLHDLTSGQTHHMAMEDETGYFACVVPGKAPAPHTFIADGSETGDPYAFGSFLTPETESRFTAGIDNRLGRTLGAHPAEAEGQRGVRFALWAPGALRVSVVGPFCHWDGRQYPMELHEESGIFELFIPGLAAGAVYRYELKLKNGLVYTRPDPCGSEQMIGEDPCSVVADPAYEWSDQRYMAERTGAAASASRPVAILECSLADWKKRSDRPEEETYRTLADRIAAYAKDLGYTHIELKPVMEYADDSSEGYHTTGYFAPTRRFGHPADFKYFVDVMHRAGIGVILDWTPAQFSPDTRYLASFDGTCLYEHLDPRQGVHPIWGTKLFNYGRPEVRSFLMSSADLWMREYHADGLRLDGCSTMLRLDYARGDRWVANLYGSWENLDGIEFLRRLSDRFHRSFPGGLLIMAEDVDWPDVTAPTEDNGLGFDYKWNLHFTQDMLHYLSLDEEGRRNEYASLTNGMLHHYLDRFILSLSRGIGPFDRDQFLASVNGDETSKAALVRAAYAFLIMHPGKKLLTDGEGWSDAFLRELLAMYRTQPALSVHDYDESGFEWINTMDSGHITISFVRRGNAPGSLLLAVCNFSDESYEAYRVGVPLSGRYREILNSDSRAFGGSGMTNPRIRATRKISCDERESSLTFRIAARSVAVFQYQEKK; encoded by the coding sequence ATGGCAGACAAGGCGTACGGCTATATGGACTGGGCCGCCATCGAGGGACTTGTGTACTCGGAGGAGGCGCATCCGAGACGGATTTTGGCGCCGCGGAAGGTCAGTGAGGGCATCCTGTACCAGTGCTACCTTCCGGGAGCGGCGAAGGTACGTCTGCATGATCTGACCAGCGGTCAGACCCATCATATGGCAATGGAGGACGAAACGGGTTATTTTGCCTGCGTGGTTCCGGGAAAAGCGCCGGCGCCGCATACGTTCATCGCGGACGGATCCGAGACAGGCGATCCCTATGCCTTCGGTTCCTTCCTGACACCGGAGACCGAGAGCCGGTTTACGGCGGGAATTGACAACCGTCTCGGCAGAACGCTGGGCGCTCATCCCGCAGAGGCGGAGGGACAGCGGGGCGTCCGTTTCGCGCTGTGGGCTCCGGGAGCGCTTCGCGTCAGCGTAGTGGGACCATTCTGCCACTGGGACGGCCGGCAGTATCCGATGGAACTGCATGAGGAGTCCGGCATCTTCGAGCTGTTTATCCCGGGACTTGCGGCCGGAGCGGTTTACCGCTACGAACTGAAGCTGAAGAACGGACTTGTCTATACAAGGCCGGATCCCTGCGGCAGCGAGCAGATGATCGGAGAGGACCCCTGCTCCGTGGTCGCGGATCCTGCCTACGAATGGAGCGATCAGCGGTATATGGCGGAGCGGACCGGAGCTGCGGCATCCGCCTCCCGGCCCGTCGCGATCCTTGAATGCTCTCTCGCCGACTGGAAAAAGCGCTCTGACAGGCCGGAGGAGGAGACCTACCGGACACTCGCGGACCGGATCGCCGCATACGCAAAGGATCTCGGTTATACTCATATTGAACTCAAACCCGTGATGGAGTACGCGGATGATTCGTCGGAAGGCTACCACACGACCGGCTATTTCGCTCCGACCCGGCGGTTCGGGCATCCGGCTGACTTCAAGTATTTCGTCGACGTCATGCACCGGGCCGGCATCGGGGTGATCCTGGACTGGACGCCGGCTCAGTTTTCGCCCGATACGCGTTATCTGGCATCTTTCGACGGCACCTGCCTCTATGAGCATCTGGATCCCCGTCAGGGCGTCCACCCCATCTGGGGAACGAAGCTTTTCAACTACGGACGGCCGGAAGTGCGCAGCTTCCTGATGTCAAGCGCGGATCTCTGGATGCGTGAGTACCATGCGGACGGCCTCAGGCTGGACGGATGCTCCACGATGCTCCGTCTCGACTACGCCCGCGGCGACCGCTGGGTCGCCAACCTTTACGGCTCATGGGAAAATCTGGACGGCATCGAGTTCCTGCGCCGCTTAAGCGACCGCTTTCACCGTTCTTTCCCGGGCGGACTGCTCATCATGGCGGAGGATGTGGACTGGCCGGACGTGACGGCTCCGACCGAGGACAACGGACTCGGCTTCGATTACAAGTGGAATCTGCATTTCACACAGGATATGCTGCATTACCTGTCACTGGACGAAGAGGGACGGAGAAACGAGTACGCCTCTCTTACGAACGGCATGCTGCACCACTATCTCGACCGATTCATTCTCAGCCTGTCACGCGGCATCGGCCCGTTTGACCGTGATCAGTTTCTCGCTTCGGTCAACGGAGACGAGACTTCGAAGGCCGCTCTTGTCCGCGCCGCGTACGCTTTCCTGATCATGCATCCGGGGAAAAAGCTGCTGACGGACGGCGAAGGCTGGTCGGATGCATTTCTCAGAGAGCTGCTTGCCATGTACCGCACCCAGCCGGCTCTGTCTGTCCATGATTATGACGAAAGCGGGTTTGAATGGATCAACACGATGGACAGCGGACACATCACGATATCCTTCGTCCGCAGGGGAAATGCGCCGGGCAGCCTTCTGCTTGCCGTCTGCAATTTCTCGGACGAATCCTATGAGGCATACCGCGTCGGCGTACCGCTGTCCGGACGCTACAGGGAGATTCTGAACAGTGACAGCCGGGCCTTCGGAGGATCCGGCATGACCAACCCCAGGATCCGCGCGACGAGAAAGATCAGCTGCGACGAAAGAGAATCGTCGCTGACATTCCGGATCGCGGCACGGTCCGTGGCGGTGTTCCAATATCAGGAGAAAAAGTGA
- a CDS encoding substrate-binding domain-containing protein, whose protein sequence is MRRRTVRIAAFGLAASLALTALTGCTKHATKSRKSESGAADITLTKECYGLVLSSDASAYDDLVAQGFSDTMKEAGRKAKIRRPKGGTVAEQQKYVKELTEEKVSSIAISPNDADALKEALDEAMGNGIDVCTFGQSGTPESRELMISPVGSDAIAKTLMESVLDISGGSGEWAILSGSSVSALDNLWIDKMKKEMKDDAYSSLELLEIAYGNDQFQTSYDQTKALLQNYPDLKVICAPTTAGMKAAAEAIRDAKSGVRLTGLGLPSEMADYVGEDGICPYFFLWNPVDLGSLTAYVSIALHGDQITAELGEQFKAGGLGTFTVTKADDDGTEVILGAPYRFDSNNITQWSKKL, encoded by the coding sequence GTGAGAAGAAGAACGGTACGCATCGCGGCCTTCGGACTGGCGGCGTCACTTGCGCTCACCGCGCTGACCGGCTGCACGAAGCACGCGACAAAAAGCAGGAAATCGGAATCCGGCGCCGCCGACATCACCCTGACGAAGGAGTGTTACGGGCTGGTTCTTTCGAGCGACGCCTCGGCCTATGATGATCTGGTCGCTCAGGGATTCTCGGATACGATGAAGGAAGCGGGACGGAAGGCGAAAATCAGGAGACCCAAGGGAGGAACGGTCGCAGAGCAGCAGAAATACGTGAAGGAACTGACCGAAGAAAAGGTATCCAGCATTGCGATCTCGCCGAACGATGCCGACGCGCTGAAGGAAGCGCTGGATGAGGCGATGGGAAACGGAATCGACGTGTGCACTTTCGGTCAGTCCGGCACGCCGGAGAGCCGGGAACTCATGATTAGCCCAGTCGGATCGGACGCGATCGCGAAGACGCTGATGGAGTCTGTTCTCGACATCTCGGGCGGAAGCGGAGAATGGGCGATCCTGTCGGGTTCCTCTGTCTCCGCACTGGACAATCTCTGGATCGACAAAATGAAGAAGGAGATGAAGGACGACGCGTACAGCAGCCTGGAGCTGCTGGAAATCGCCTACGGGAACGATCAGTTTCAGACATCCTATGACCAGACGAAGGCTCTTCTCCAGAATTATCCTGATCTCAAGGTGATCTGCGCGCCGACTACGGCGGGAATGAAAGCGGCGGCCGAGGCGATCCGCGATGCGAAATCCGGCGTCCGCCTGACCGGCCTCGGTCTTCCGTCGGAGATGGCGGACTACGTCGGAGAAGACGGGATCTGCCCCTATTTCTTTCTCTGGAACCCTGTGGATCTCGGTTCGCTGACCGCCTATGTGTCGATCGCCCTTCACGGGGATCAGATTACGGCAGAGCTGGGCGAGCAGTTCAAGGCCGGCGGACTCGGAACCTTTACGGTGACGAAGGCGGATGATGACGGTACCGAGGTCATTCTCGGCGCACCTTACCGGTTCGATTCCAACAACATCACACAATGGTCAAAAAAGCTCTGA
- a CDS encoding DUF308 domain-containing protein, translating to MQHEETLKKVRNVTLVTALVCLAFGITLIGFEAPFRAVIGYVMAIAALALGVVRLIRYLRHRKEQLLATDLFAFCVFLTLGLLCAVFHDRVMDYVMIIIGALLFAGGLIKIQNAIDMKFFGYLEWWISLIPGLVSILFAVVVIWKPSVPLIEVNSLLAGVFLIYDGAASLAGLILAHRVFARIRKGQSPNPERKRSEPEAMENQPMTETRTDDAAASAVTGEASAATSAAENGPAPEPDAPASPAGSFDGMQAATDPAAKQPDPADMASGETAAQAADTPAEAEGAVPDAECEPVPSDPFDARDSGRGDAVETENIGRDVDDET from the coding sequence ATGCAGCATGAGGAAACGCTGAAAAAAGTCAGGAATGTGACACTTGTCACGGCGCTTGTCTGCCTCGCGTTCGGCATCACGCTGATCGGTTTCGAAGCGCCGTTCCGCGCGGTCATCGGATATGTGATGGCCATCGCCGCGCTGGCTCTGGGCGTGGTCCGGCTGATCCGCTATCTGCGTCACAGAAAGGAGCAGCTGCTGGCGACGGATCTCTTTGCGTTCTGCGTGTTTCTTACGCTTGGTCTGCTCTGCGCCGTCTTCCACGACCGCGTGATGGACTATGTGATGATCATCATCGGCGCGCTGCTTTTCGCCGGAGGACTGATTAAGATCCAGAACGCCATCGACATGAAATTTTTCGGCTATCTGGAATGGTGGATCAGCCTGATTCCCGGACTGGTTTCCATTCTGTTTGCCGTCGTCGTGATCTGGAAGCCGTCCGTTCCGCTGATCGAGGTCAACTCGCTGCTGGCCGGCGTGTTCCTGATCTACGATGGGGCCGCCTCGCTGGCCGGATTGATTCTGGCGCACCGCGTGTTCGCGAGGATCCGGAAAGGGCAGAGTCCCAATCCCGAACGGAAGCGCAGCGAACCTGAGGCAATGGAGAATCAGCCGATGACGGAGACCAGAACGGACGACGCAGCGGCTTCAGCCGTGACCGGAGAGGCTTCCGCGGCCACCTCTGCGGCTGAAAACGGCCCGGCACCGGAACCGGATGCGCCGGCCTCTCCGGCCGGTTCCTTTGACGGCATGCAGGCTGCGACCGATCCGGCCGCGAAACAGCCGGATCCGGCGGACATGGCTTCCGGAGAGACGGCCGCGCAGGCTGCCGACACCCCCGCTGAGGCGGAAGGCGCCGTCCCGGACGCGGAGTGCGAGCCGGTTCCGTCGGACCCATTCGATGCGCGCGACAGCGGACGCGGCGATGCTGTCGAAACGGAGAACATCGGACGCGACGTGGATGATGAAACGTAA
- a CDS encoding Mrp/NBP35 family ATP-binding protein, giving the protein MADNCNHNCGSCSQNCSDRDPKSFLEKPHDGTKIRKVIGVVSGKGGVGKSMVTSLLAAAAVRAGKTAGILDADITGPSIPHMFGIEDEQIIGSESGLVPATTRTGIRAMSINLLLPDRGDPVIWRGPVIAGAVKQFWTDVLWGDLDVLLVDMPPGTGDVPLTVFQSLPVDGIVIVTSPQELVSMIVGKAVRMAETMKIPILGLVGNMSYLNCPDCGKKIFPFGESRTEETAEKFGISRTATLPILPDLARLCDQGRIEDAPESVTDEVYRVLAGE; this is encoded by the coding sequence ATGGCAGACAACTGCAATCACAACTGCGGAAGCTGCAGCCAGAACTGCAGCGACCGCGATCCGAAGAGCTTCCTTGAAAAACCTCACGACGGCACGAAGATCCGGAAGGTGATCGGCGTCGTCAGCGGAAAGGGCGGAGTCGGCAAGTCGATGGTGACGTCGCTGCTGGCAGCCGCTGCCGTCCGGGCAGGAAAAACCGCCGGCATCCTCGACGCGGATATCACCGGCCCGTCGATTCCCCATATGTTCGGCATCGAGGATGAGCAGATCATCGGCTCGGAAAGCGGGCTGGTTCCGGCCACGACACGCACCGGCATCCGCGCGATGTCCATCAATCTGCTGCTTCCGGACCGCGGCGATCCGGTGATCTGGAGAGGTCCGGTGATCGCCGGCGCGGTGAAGCAGTTCTGGACGGACGTGCTCTGGGGCGATCTCGACGTGCTGCTCGTCGATATGCCGCCCGGCACCGGAGACGTGCCTCTGACCGTATTCCAGTCTCTGCCGGTGGACGGTATCGTGATCGTCACCTCGCCTCAGGAACTCGTCTCGATGATTGTCGGCAAGGCGGTCAGGATGGCGGAGACGATGAAGATACCGATTCTCGGCCTTGTCGGGAATATGAGCTATCTGAACTGCCCGGACTGCGGAAAGAAGATCTTCCCGTTCGGGGAAAGCAGGACGGAAGAAACCGCTGAAAAATTCGGGATCAGCCGGACGGCCACGCTTCCGATCCTTCCCGATCTGGCCCGTCTCTGCGATCAGGGCCGTATCGAGGACGCGCCGGAGAGCGTGACGGACGAAGTGTACCGGGTGCTGGCGGGAGAATAA
- the xdhA gene encoding xanthine dehydrogenase subunit XdhA codes for MIIGSSIPRVDAHDKATGRTKYTDDLCDRSALIVKIVHATIAHGYVKAVDTSEAEQVPGVVRILTCFDVPDIPFPTAGHPWSTDPSHQDVRDRHLLTKHVRYYGDDVAAVIAEDEVSAVRAARAVKVTYEELPFVLDAQEAMKDGAPQLHSAYPHNVLAHTDLHIGHYEEAIREPGLVKVEGWYDTPTVQHCHIENAICFAYEENDRLVVVTSTQIPHIVRRVVGQALGIPWGRVRVIKPYIGGGFGDKQDVLYEPLCAWLSTKVGGRLVKLECTREETFRNCRVRHAIRSHIISWVRPDGTMVARKLECWSNQGAYASHGHAIAAKGMGAFPKLYPCDNVECDAWTVFTNIQPGGAMRSYGMAQAGFAIAAHSDDICMKLHLDPVAFNRKTLMPKGYRDPFFGAEQYFDTFNQCLDKGAKWIGYDRKYAAYQHQTGLVRRGIGVAPFWYNTGVWPISLESSSCRMVVNQDGSVQVQVGETEIGQGADTAFAQMAAETLGVPVHDVHVVSVQDTDVTPFGTGAYASRQTYIAGMSIRGCAEDLKDRILQTAYRYTRMQPYLMDIENGNIVRTTDGRVLMTLADLAQTALYDRDNSVHLTMEKTTQIKSNAYSFGVCFAEVEVDIPMCRVKILNIINVHDCGRLINPQLASAQVEGGMSMGIGYALSEKMLYDPKTGKLLNGNLLDYKLSTFMDHPHLEAQFVENPEPTSAYGTKALGEPPVIPVAPAIRSAIRQATGVPLYELPMDPHQLYRRFCEEGLIGKRE; via the coding sequence ATGATCATCGGAAGCAGCATTCCCCGCGTGGACGCCCATGACAAGGCGACAGGGAGAACGAAGTACACGGATGACCTCTGCGACAGAAGCGCCCTCATCGTGAAAATCGTTCACGCCACGATCGCCCATGGCTATGTGAAGGCGGTCGATACGTCGGAGGCGGAGCAGGTGCCCGGCGTCGTCCGCATCCTGACCTGCTTCGACGTGCCCGACATTCCTTTCCCGACCGCGGGCCATCCCTGGTCCACGGATCCTTCTCATCAGGATGTGCGGGACAGGCATCTGCTGACGAAGCATGTCCGCTACTACGGCGACGACGTGGCGGCGGTCATCGCGGAGGATGAAGTCAGCGCCGTGCGGGCCGCCCGGGCCGTAAAGGTCACCTATGAGGAGCTTCCCTTCGTTCTCGACGCGCAGGAAGCGATGAAGGACGGCGCGCCGCAGCTTCACAGCGCGTACCCTCACAACGTTCTCGCCCACACGGACCTTCATATCGGTCATTACGAGGAAGCGATCCGCGAACCCGGTCTCGTGAAGGTCGAGGGATGGTACGATACGCCCACGGTACAGCACTGCCACATCGAGAATGCAATCTGCTTCGCCTATGAGGAGAACGACCGTCTCGTCGTTGTCACGTCCACCCAGATTCCGCATATTGTCCGCCGCGTGGTGGGCCAGGCTCTCGGGATCCCCTGGGGTCGCGTGCGGGTCATCAAGCCGTACATCGGCGGCGGATTCGGCGACAAGCAGGACGTGCTGTACGAGCCGCTCTGCGCATGGCTCTCAACGAAGGTCGGAGGACGGCTGGTGAAGCTGGAGTGCACCCGCGAGGAGACCTTCCGCAACTGCCGTGTACGCCACGCGATTCGCAGCCATATCATCTCGTGGGTGAGGCCGGACGGCACCATGGTGGCGCGGAAGCTGGAATGCTGGTCGAATCAGGGCGCCTACGCCTCCCACGGCCATGCCATCGCCGCCAAGGGAATGGGCGCGTTTCCGAAGCTCTATCCCTGTGATAACGTGGAATGCGACGCCTGGACCGTCTTTACGAATATTCAGCCCGGCGGGGCGATGCGGTCCTACGGCATGGCTCAGGCCGGCTTCGCCATCGCGGCCCATTCAGATGACATCTGCATGAAGCTGCATCTCGATCCGGTTGCATTCAACAGAAAGACGCTGATGCCGAAGGGGTACAGGGATCCGTTCTTCGGGGCGGAGCAGTACTTCGACACGTTTAATCAGTGTCTCGACAAAGGCGCGAAATGGATCGGCTACGACAGAAAGTACGCGGCCTATCAGCACCAGACCGGTCTGGTCCGCCGCGGCATCGGCGTCGCGCCGTTCTGGTACAACACCGGAGTCTGGCCGATCTCACTGGAGTCTTCCTCCTGCCGGATGGTCGTCAATCAGGACGGCTCCGTCCAGGTGCAGGTGGGAGAGACGGAAATCGGGCAGGGCGCTGACACCGCCTTTGCGCAGATGGCGGCCGAGACGCTGGGCGTACCCGTCCATGATGTCCATGTCGTCTCGGTGCAGGACACGGACGTAACCCCCTTCGGAACCGGAGCCTATGCCTCGCGGCAGACCTATATCGCCGGCATGTCGATCCGGGGCTGCGCGGAGGACCTGAAGGACAGGATCCTGCAGACTGCCTACCGCTACACGCGGATGCAGCCTTATCTGATGGACATCGAGAACGGGAACATCGTCCGGACGACGGACGGGCGGGTTCTGATGACGCTCGCCGATCTCGCCCAGACCGCCCTCTACGACCGCGACAATTCGGTCCATCTCACCATGGAGAAGACGACGCAGATCAAGTCCAACGCCTACAGCTTCGGCGTCTGCTTTGCCGAGGTGGAGGTGGACATCCCGATGTGCCGGGTCAAAATTCTCAACATCATCAATGTGCATGACTGCGGCAGGCTGATCAATCCGCAGCTGGCATCGGCCCAGGTGGAGGGCGGCATGAGCATGGGCATCGGCTATGCGCTCTCGGAGAAGATGCTCTATGACCCGAAGACAGGAAAGCTTCTGAATGGAAACCTGCTGGATTACAAGCTTTCCACCTTCATGGATCATCCGCATCTCGAGGCGCAGTTCGTGGAGAACCCGGAACCTACCTCCGCGTACGGGACAAAAGCGCTCGGAGAGCCTCCGGTGATCCCGGTCGCGCCGGCGATCCGTTCCGCGATCCGCCAGGCCACCGGCGTACCTCTCTACGAGCTGCCGATGGATCCGCACCAGCTGTACAGACGGTTCTGTGAAGAAGGACTGATCGGAAAGAGGGAATGA
- the xdhB gene encoding xanthine dehydrogenase subunit XdhB, translated as MFDISALYEAQSIAQAVRLLEEHPQAHVIAGGSDVLIKIRSGRMAGAELVSIYGIDELRGVTKEEDGTIRIGSLTSFSHIHDDPVIRKHLAVLSEAVNMVGGPQIRAIGTIGGNTCNGVTSADSASTLFAYDAVLELTGPEGTRTLPISEFYLGPGRVALKPAEIETAVLIPKKSYSGYKGCYIKYGMRNAMEIATTGCSVNVKLSQDKRTIRDIRIGYGVAAPTPIRARTAEREICGRPVSAETRSLLGETVLRDVTPRDSWRASKDFRLHLCSTLAIRAFTEAVRLSGGEIDD; from the coding sequence ATGTTTGATATCAGCGCGCTCTATGAGGCACAGTCAATCGCGCAGGCAGTCCGGCTTCTTGAGGAGCATCCGCAGGCGCATGTGATCGCGGGCGGTTCGGACGTCCTGATCAAAATCCGCAGCGGCCGGATGGCCGGCGCGGAGCTGGTCAGCATCTACGGGATCGACGAGCTGCGCGGCGTGACGAAGGAGGAGGACGGCACGATCCGGATCGGATCGCTGACTTCGTTCTCCCATATCCATGACGATCCGGTCATCCGGAAGCATCTGGCCGTGCTCAGCGAGGCCGTCAACATGGTCGGCGGTCCCCAGATCCGGGCGATCGGCACCATCGGCGGCAACACCTGCAACGGCGTAACGTCCGCGGACTCCGCGTCCACGCTGTTCGCCTATGACGCGGTGCTCGAGCTCACCGGCCCGGAGGGGACGCGCACGCTGCCGATCAGCGAGTTCTATCTCGGACCGGGCCGTGTGGCGCTGAAGCCGGCCGAAATCGAGACGGCGGTCCTGATTCCGAAGAAATCCTATTCCGGCTACAAGGGCTGCTACATCAAGTACGGCATGCGGAACGCGATGGAGATCGCCACAACCGGCTGTTCGGTGAACGTGAAGCTGTCACAGGACAAACGGACGATCCGTGACATACGGATCGGCTACGGTGTCGCGGCGCCGACGCCGATCCGCGCGCGTACGGCGGAGCGTGAGATCTGCGGCCGGCCTGTATCCGCCGAAACGAGGTCGCTTCTGGGCGAGACGGTGCTCAGGGACGTCACGCCGCGTGACAGCTGGCGCGCCTCGAAGGATTTCCGCCTGCATCTTTGCAGCACGCTGGCCATACGGGCCTTTACGGAAGCGGTCAGACTTTCGGGAGGTGAGATCGATGACTGA
- the xdhC gene encoding xanthine dehydrogenase subunit XdhC translates to MTEDNRQYKLVTCTINGKKRCEMVDVRASLTDMLRNDYRLTSVKKGCEVGECGACTVLIDGEAFDSCIYLAVWADGKSITTLEGLEGPDGGLSDIQQAFIDEAAIQCGFCSPGMILSAKEILDSGRLYTDDEIRKRMSGHLCRCTGYEKILRAIKKTMYRRLGKKLPDDFTHPGYEDAQAARDDGQPQ, encoded by the coding sequence ATGACTGAGGACAACAGACAGTACAAGCTTGTCACCTGCACGATCAACGGAAAAAAACGCTGCGAAATGGTGGACGTGAGAGCGTCTCTGACGGATATGCTGCGGAACGATTACCGTCTCACCTCCGTCAAGAAGGGATGCGAGGTAGGGGAATGCGGCGCCTGTACCGTGCTGATTGACGGCGAGGCGTTCGATTCGTGCATCTATCTTGCCGTCTGGGCGGACGGCAAGTCCATCACAACGCTGGAGGGACTGGAAGGACCGGACGGCGGGCTGTCCGACATTCAGCAGGCCTTCATCGATGAAGCGGCGATTCAGTGCGGCTTCTGCTCACCCGGTATGATCCTGAGCGCAAAGGAGATCCTTGATTCCGGCCGTCTCTATACGGACGACGAGATTCGCAAGCGGATGTCCGGCCATCTGTGCCGCTGCACCGGATACGAGAAGATTCTCCGCGCCATCAAGAAGACGATGTACCGCCGGCTCGGAAAAAAACTTCCGGATGATTTCACGCATCCCGGATACGAAGACGCGCAGGCGGCGCGAGATGACGGACAGCCGCAGTAA
- the ylxM gene encoding YlxM family DNA-binding protein: MMVVMDRRYEETLLFDFYGDLLTEHQKRIYEDVVFGDLSCAEAAETYGITRQGVHDLIRRCGKTLAHYEETLGLVRKFLTLKTKAKEIRELTEDPRIRKLADEIMEEL; the protein is encoded by the coding sequence ATGATGGTCGTCATGGACAGACGGTACGAGGAAACCCTGCTCTTCGATTTTTACGGCGATCTCCTGACGGAGCACCAGAAGCGCATCTATGAGGACGTTGTGTTTGGCGATCTCTCCTGTGCGGAGGCGGCGGAAACCTACGGCATCACCCGTCAGGGCGTCCATGATCTCATCCGGCGATGCGGAAAGACGCTTGCGCACTATGAGGAGACGCTGGGGCTGGTGCGGAAATTCCTGACACTGAAAACGAAGGCGAAGGAGATCCGGGAACTGACCGAAGATCCGCGCATCAGAAAACTCGCCGACGAAATCATGGAGGAGCTGTGA
- the ffh gene encoding signal recognition particle protein has protein sequence MAFEGLTEKLQNVFRNLRSKGRLTESDVHEAMKQVKMALLEADVNFKVVKNFIYTVEQKAVGEDVMNGLNPGQMVIKIVHDELVELMGSETTEIPLKQSGITVIMMAGLQGSGKTTTAAKLAGNFKRKGKRPLLVACDVYRPGAISQLETNGQKVGVPVFTMGDRKNPVDISRAALSHAEENGSNVVIIDTAGRLQIDDDMMKELKNIKKEIAVDFTVLVVDAMTGQEAVNVAKTFTYKVGIDGVILTKCDGDTRGGAALSVKAMTGKPLLYVGMGEKMDDLQQFHPDRMADRILGMGDVMTLIEKAQASIDEEKAAEMEKKFRKASFGFDDYLTSMEQMKKMGGLENVLSMLPGLGADASSLSAMVDEKAMKRTEAMILSMTPEERANPDLLNPARKQRIAKGSGCGIDEVNRLVKQFGQARKMMKQMPGMMKGKRGFPGRKMGGLKLPF, from the coding sequence ATGGCGTTTGAAGGACTGACGGAAAAACTTCAGAATGTTTTCCGGAACCTGCGCAGCAAAGGAAGACTGACGGAGAGCGACGTTCACGAGGCGATGAAGCAGGTCAAGATGGCCCTGCTCGAGGCGGACGTCAACTTCAAGGTGGTGAAGAACTTCATCTACACGGTCGAGCAGAAGGCGGTGGGCGAGGACGTGATGAACGGACTCAACCCGGGCCAGATGGTGATCAAGATCGTGCACGACGAGCTGGTGGAGCTGATGGGTTCCGAGACGACGGAGATCCCGTTGAAGCAGAGCGGCATCACGGTCATCATGATGGCCGGCCTCCAGGGTTCCGGAAAGACGACCACCGCGGCCAAGCTGGCGGGCAACTTCAAACGAAAGGGGAAACGGCCGCTGCTTGTGGCCTGTGACGTGTACCGGCCCGGCGCCATCAGCCAGCTGGAGACGAACGGACAGAAGGTCGGCGTGCCGGTCTTCACCATGGGAGACCGGAAGAATCCGGTTGACATCTCCCGCGCGGCGCTGTCCCACGCGGAGGAGAACGGCAGCAACGTCGTCATCATCGATACGGCGGGACGGCTCCAGATCGATGACGACATGATGAAAGAGCTGAAGAACATCAAGAAGGAGATCGCGGTCGATTTCACCGTGCTGGTGGTGGACGCCATGACCGGTCAGGAGGCCGTCAATGTGGCAAAGACCTTCACCTACAAAGTAGGCATCGACGGCGTGATTCTGACGAAGTGCGACGGCGATACCCGCGGAGGCGCGGCTCTTTCCGTCAAGGCCATGACAGGCAAGCCCCTGCTGTACGTCGGCATGGGCGAAAAGATGGATGATCTCCAGCAGTTCCATCCGGACAGGATGGCGGACCGGATCCTCGGCATGGGCGACGTCATGACGCTGATCGAGAAGGCTCAGGCCAGCATCGATGAGGAAAAGGCAGCCGAGATGGAGAAGAAGTTCCGCAAAGCCTCCTTCGGCTTTGACGACTACCTCACCTCGATGGAACAGATGAAGAAGATGGGCGGGCTCGAAAACGTCCTCTCGATGCTGCCCGGGCTCGGAGCGGACGCCTCCAGCCTTTCCGCGATGGTGGATGAGAAAGCAATGAAGAGGACCGAAGCGATGATCCTCTCGATGACGCCGGAGGAGAGGGCCAATCCCGATCTCCTCAACCCGGCGAGGAAGCAGCGGATCGCGAAAGGCTCCGGCTGCGGCATCGACGAAGTCAACCGTCTCGTCAAGCAGTTCGGCCAGGCAAGAAAGATGATGAAGCAGATGCCAGGCATGATGAAAGGGAAGCGCGGTTTTCCCGGAAGAAAGATGGGCGGCCTGAAGCTGCCTTTCTGA
- the rpsP gene encoding 30S ribosomal protein S16, producing MVKIRLRRMGKKKAPVYRIVVADSRSPRDGRFIEEIGTYDPTQDPSVYRIDEEAAKKWLSNGAQPTAEVAKLLKIAGVVK from the coding sequence ATGGTCAAGATCAGATTAAGAAGGATGGGCAAGAAGAAGGCACCGGTCTACAGAATTGTCGTCGCGGATTCCAGATCCCCGAGAGACGGACGGTTCATCGAGGAGATCGGCACCTATGATCCGACTCAGGATCCGTCCGTGTACCGGATCGATGAGGAAGCCGCGAAGAAGTGGCTCTCCAACGGCGCCCAGCCGACGGCGGAGGTCGCCAAGCTGCTGAAGATTGCCGGCGTCGTGAAGTGA